Below is a window of Undibacterium sp. YM2 DNA.
CTGATGCAGCTGCCGGATGCGCATACTTCACTGAAGGTGGTCTTGTCACGGGTGAGCAGGGCAGTATTTATCCTGTTGGCCATACTCATCAGTCTGACCCTGGTTGGCATAGACCTTACCGTGTTGTCTGTCTTTGGTGGTGCGCTGGGCGTGGGCCTGGGTTTTGGCTTGCAGAAAATCACCAGCAGCTATGTATCCGGTTTCATCATCCTGCTCGACCGCAGTATGTCCATAGGTGACATGATCACGGTGGATAAATATAGTGGGCGGGTCACGCAAATCAATACACGCTATACCGTCTTGCAGGGTACTGATGGCGGTGAAGCCGTCATACCGAATGAAATGCTGGTGTCTTCACCCGTGCAGAATTATTCCCTCAGTGACAGGACGGTCGCCATGTGGACTGATATGACGGTCGGCTATGAAACGGATCTTGGAAAGATCATGCCCATCCTTGGCGAGGCTGCAGCGACCGTGGAACGGGTGTGCAAAGACCCTGCGCCCGCTGCCTATTTGCTGAAGTTTGGCGCAGATGGTTTTGAGCTGAGGGTAGGGTTCTGGATTGCCGATCCTGAAAATGGACGTTCCAGCGTCATGTCTGCAGTGAATCTTGCTTTATGGCAGGTTTTGCAAGAGCATCAGGTGAATTTGCCCTATGGTCAACGGGTTGTGACTTTAATTAACAGTCCAGCCAAAGAAACTTGAGGCAAGGCAACAATATTAGTTCTAGAATTGGGTGAATCCCTCTAAAACCGCGTACAATGCCGTCCGATGTCTATAATGAAAAAAGTTGATGGCGTTTTTGCGAAATCAACCAAGATGCCGTCAATAACAATGGAGTACATGTCATTTTGAGCACTTTTATCGATACAGTAGTTGATTTTCTGTCCAACGGTCTGACCCGTGCGACAGCCTGGCAGGTATTTATCTTCACCATGGTTGTGACGCATATCACGATTGCCAGCGTGACAATTTTCTTGCACCGCTGCCAGGCCCACCGCGCGCTGGAATTGCATGCGATACCCAGCCATTTCTTCCGTTTCTGGTTGTGGCTGACCACTGGCCAGGTCACCAAGGAATGGGCTGCGATACACCGTAAACATCATGCCAAGTGC
It encodes the following:
- a CDS encoding mechanosensitive ion channel family protein, producing MSTPLLASLLSDLSKDLGQPDFYWQVGVVVLCFGLAWVLSRALRRSFTAKDTDSGVVKLGVESFTRVLSPTLALIFILIAKMILGKWQHTHLLSLLFPIIGSLALIRFAFYVVRQTFARDGYIGNFLAAFEKLFAGLVWLGVVLHFTGLGLELFAALDEVSLPLGKNKVSLLTILQAVASVVVTLVVAMWASAALEKRLMQLPDAHTSLKVVLSRVSRAVFILLAILISLTLVGIDLTVLSVFGGALGVGLGFGLQKITSSYVSGFIILLDRSMSIGDMITVDKYSGRVTQINTRYTVLQGTDGGEAVIPNEMLVSSPVQNYSLSDRTVAMWTDMTVGYETDLGKIMPILGEAAATVERVCKDPAPAAYLLKFGADGFELRVGFWIADPENGRSSVMSAVNLALWQVLQEHQVNLPYGQRVVTLINSPAKET